A window from Fusobacterium sp. JB019 encodes these proteins:
- the lpxB gene encoding lipid-A-disaccharide synthase has translation MKIFVSTGEVSGDLHLSYLIKNMLKIDKTIKFYGVAGEHSRKLGVNIIYDIKDLAVMGFVEALKKYRFLKAKAKEYLEFIIVNKVDKVILVDYGGFNLAFLKLLKRYAPDVEVFYYIPPKIWIWGEKRIKKLKLADHILVIFPWEVEFYRSHGVEVIYYGNPFFEKYSYIEEKGKNILLLPGSRKQEIESLLPIMLEIVEEKKESNFILKLPNKKILEWIHEDLRKYVNLVIEYGSLEDNVKKSKLAIAASGTVTLELSIMGIPTIVLYKVGAINAFIAKKILKVGLVSLPNIALNEEVYPELLQERCEKNEILKYMNILEKNKEEYYRKIKKVRKKLSGRDIVKNYGDYILRGKIND, from the coding sequence ATGAAAATATTTGTATCTACTGGTGAGGTATCTGGAGATTTGCACCTTTCTTATTTAATAAAGAATATGTTAAAAATAGATAAAACTATTAAGTTTTATGGAGTGGCAGGGGAACATAGTAGAAAACTAGGGGTTAATATTATATATGATATTAAAGATCTAGCTGTTATGGGATTTGTAGAAGCTTTAAAAAAATATAGATTTTTAAAAGCAAAAGCAAAAGAATATTTAGAATTTATAATTGTTAATAAAGTTGATAAAGTAATCTTAGTTGATTATGGAGGATTTAACTTAGCTTTTTTAAAATTATTAAAAAGATATGCTCCTGATGTAGAAGTTTTTTATTATATTCCTCCTAAAATTTGGATTTGGGGAGAAAAAAGGATAAAGAAATTAAAGTTAGCAGATCATATTTTAGTGATTTTTCCATGGGAAGTTGAATTTTATAGATCTCATGGAGTGGAAGTTATTTATTATGGAAATCCTTTTTTTGAAAAATATTCTTACATAGAAGAAAAAGGAAAAAATATTTTATTACTTCCAGGAAGCAGGAAGCAAGAAATAGAATCTCTTTTACCAATTATGTTAGAAATAGTTGAAGAAAAAAAAGAAAGTAATTTTATTTTAAAATTACCAAACAAGAAAATTTTAGAATGGATTCATGAGGATTTGAGAAAGTATGTTAATTTAGTAATAGAATATGGTAGCTTAGAAGATAATGTGAAAAAATCTAAATTAGCAATAGCTGCTTCAGGAACAGTAACTTTAGAACTTTCTATTATGGGAATTCCTACAATAGTTTTATATAAAGTTGGAGCTATAAATGCATTTATTGCAAAGAAAATCTTAAAAGTCGGGCTAGTATCTCTTCCTAATATAGCTTTAAATGAAGAGGTGTATCCAGAATTACTTCAAGAAAGATGTGAAAAAAATGAAATTTTAAAATATATGAATATTCTTGAAAAAAATAAAGAAGAATATTATAGAAAAATAAAAAAGGTAAGAAAAAAGTTATCAGGAAGAGATATAGTTAAAAATTATGGTGACTACATATTGAGAGGGAAAATTAATGATTAA
- a CDS encoding ABC transporter ATP-binding protein, producing MIKEKIGQVYKSDSLAGFLKYSLKYKKWLMITVLLSIVSSGLGTAPAWLSKYLIDDVLISKNGRMMMIVGAAIFITTILKLISAYYAEITSTYLTEKIRRDIKIDIFQYLEHLPISYFNKNKLGDIMARLSGDSSSLGRIGFLMFDMLREGITVLAFLVRMFQVDFLLATISITVVPAMIGIIKKYTKKLRKSGRRRQDTIGDATAFMQESLAGIQVIKGFNKIDEIVEKYKGVTQGEMDRIYRAKKIKAKISPLNELLATIMILLVAAYGGYSIVYTKSFTAGELVSFITAIGLMQQPLKRLVKRNSELYEILPSGDRVMEIFNESKEVDTYSDKPAVFTGEVDKISFENVNFTYPESETKVLKDISFEVGKGEVVAFVGSSGSGKTTLVNMIPRFYDVDSGKIKINEVNVKDYSLKQYRSHIGMVPQDTFLFSGTIAENIAFGKENIGMEKIMEAAKMANAYEFICSLEKGFETEVGERGVLLSGGQKQRIAIARALIQNPSIMILDEATSALDTESEKLVQEALDKLMIGRTTFVIAHRLSTIISSDKIIVMNKGKIVEIGKHEELLSKNGVYTNLYNIQFKGRKVNGKNS from the coding sequence ATGATTAAAGAAAAAATAGGACAAGTCTATAAAAGTGACTCTTTAGCAGGGTTCTTAAAATATAGTTTAAAATATAAAAAATGGTTAATGATAACGGTTTTATTATCTATTGTATCATCAGGATTAGGAACAGCTCCAGCTTGGCTTTCTAAATATTTAATAGATGATGTTTTAATTTCAAAAAATGGAAGAATGATGATGATTGTTGGTGCAGCAATTTTTATAACAACGATTTTAAAATTAATTTCAGCTTACTATGCTGAAATAACTTCTACTTATTTAACAGAAAAGATAAGAAGAGATATTAAAATAGATATATTTCAGTATTTAGAACATTTACCAATATCTTACTTTAATAAAAATAAATTAGGAGATATTATGGCAAGACTTTCAGGAGATTCATCGAGTCTTGGAAGAATAGGGTTCTTGATGTTTGATATGCTAAGAGAAGGAATAACGGTTTTAGCTTTTTTAGTCAGAATGTTTCAAGTTGATTTTTTATTAGCAACAATATCAATTACAGTTGTACCAGCTATGATAGGTATTATTAAAAAATATACTAAAAAGTTAAGAAAGTCTGGAAGAAGAAGACAGGATACCATTGGAGATGCAACAGCTTTTATGCAAGAATCTTTAGCAGGGATACAAGTTATAAAAGGATTTAATAAAATAGATGAGATAGTGGAAAAGTATAAAGGAGTAACTCAGGGTGAGATGGATAGGATATATCGTGCTAAAAAAATAAAGGCGAAGATATCACCATTAAATGAATTGTTAGCAACAATAATGATATTACTTGTTGCAGCTTACGGAGGCTACTCAATAGTTTATACTAAAAGTTTTACAGCTGGAGAGTTAGTCTCATTTATAACTGCAATAGGACTTATGCAGCAACCTTTAAAGAGGCTAGTTAAAAGAAATAGTGAATTATATGAAATATTGCCGTCAGGAGACAGGGTAATGGAAATATTTAATGAAAGTAAAGAAGTAGATACTTATTCTGATAAACCAGCAGTATTTACAGGAGAAGTAGATAAAATTTCTTTTGAGAATGTTAATTTTACATATCCAGAAAGTGAAACAAAAGTATTAAAAGATATATCTTTTGAAGTTGGCAAGGGGGAAGTAGTTGCTTTTGTAGGAAGTAGTGGCAGTGGGAAAACTACTTTAGTGAATATGATTCCTAGATTTTATGATGTTGATTCAGGAAAGATAAAAATTAATGAAGTAAATGTTAAAGATTATTCATTAAAACAGTATAGATCTCATATAGGAATGGTTCCTCAAGATACATTTTTATTTAGTGGAACAATAGCTGAAAATATTGCTTTTGGAAAAGAAAATATAGGGATGGAAAAAATTATGGAAGCTGCAAAAATGGCAAATGCTTATGAATTTATTTGTAGTTTAGAGAAAGGCTTTGAAACTGAAGTAGGAGAGCGTGGAGTATTACTTTCAGGAGGTCAAAAGCAGAGGATAGCTATAGCAAGAGCCTTAATTCAAAATCCATCTATAATGATATTGGACGAAGCAACTTCAGCATTAGATACTGAATCTGAAAAATTGGTCCAAGAAGCATTGGATAAGTTAATGATAGGAAGAACTACTTTTGTTATAGCTCATAGACTTTCTACAATTATTTCTTCAGATAAAATAATTGTTATGAATAAAGGAAAAATAGTTGAGATTGGGAAACATGAGGAATTATTATCTAAAAATGGAGTATACACAAATTTATACAATATACAATTTAAAGGGAGAAAAGTAAATGGAAAGAATAGTTAG
- the rph gene encoding ribonuclease PH yields MERIVREDGREVDNTRKVNVIRNYTMHAEGSVLISFGNTKVICTASISDRVPPFLRNQGKGWITAEYSMLPRATGERNNRESARGKLTGRTMEIQRLIGRALRACIDLDKIGERTITIDCDVIQADGGTRTASITGGYIALAMAIERMLKAGKLKQNPLKSKIAAISVGVVSGIPMLDLKYTEDSAAEVDMNVVMNDKGEFIEVQGTGEEATYSRKELNQLLDLAEIGLKELFEVQTQTLHDEFSIFE; encoded by the coding sequence ATGGAAAGAATAGTTAGAGAAGATGGAAGAGAAGTTGATAATACTAGAAAAGTTAATGTAATAAGAAATTATACAATGCATGCAGAAGGATCAGTTTTAATTTCATTTGGAAATACAAAAGTAATATGTACAGCTTCTATTTCTGATAGAGTTCCACCTTTTTTAAGAAATCAAGGAAAAGGATGGATAACTGCAGAGTATTCTATGCTGCCTAGAGCAACAGGAGAAAGAAATAATAGAGAGTCAGCTAGAGGAAAACTTACTGGAAGAACAATGGAAATACAAAGATTAATAGGAAGAGCTTTAAGAGCATGTATAGATTTAGATAAAATTGGAGAAAGAACAATAACTATCGATTGTGATGTTATTCAAGCTGATGGAGGAACAAGAACAGCATCAATTACTGGGGGATATATTGCTTTAGCTATGGCTATAGAAAGAATGCTCAAAGCTGGGAAATTAAAACAAAATCCTTTGAAGTCTAAGATAGCAGCAATTAGTGTAGGAGTTGTAAGTGGGATACCTATGCTAGATTTGAAATATACTGAAGATTCAGCAGCAGAAGTAGATATGAATGTTGTTATGAATGACAAAGGTGAATTTATAGAAGTTCAAGGAACAGGAGAAGAAGCAACTTATTCTAGAAAAGAATTAAATCAACTTTTAGATTTAGCAGAAATAGGTTTAAAAGAGTTATTTGAAGTTCAAACTCAAACATTACATGATGAATTTTCTATATTTGAGTAG
- the lpxI gene encoding UDP-2,3-diacylglucosamine diphosphatase LpxI (LpxI, functionally equivalent to LpxH, replaces it in LPS biosynthesis in a minority of bacteria.), producing the protein MEKIGVIVGNGKLPICFMKEIKDINKDIEFFPIGLFESIEEEIKQHKNFIKFNIGQVGEITKYFIKNNISKIIFLGKVEKEIMFKEIQLDQYGKAIIESLPDRKDETLLFGVISFFRLNKIKVLPQNYLLKEILFQEKLYTKSSPDKNDLKTIRVGIEAAKKLSEVDAGQTVVCKDYSVIALEGIEGTDKAILRGGELGGDNCIVVKMARPQQDMRVDIPTVGIDTIKTLIKIKAKGIVGEAGKMIFIDKNESIKLANENNIFIMGIKP; encoded by the coding sequence ATGGAAAAAATAGGTGTAATAGTCGGAAATGGAAAATTACCTATTTGCTTTATGAAAGAAATAAAAGATATAAATAAAGATATAGAATTTTTTCCAATAGGCTTATTTGAAAGCATAGAGGAAGAGATAAAACAGCATAAAAATTTTATTAAATTTAATATAGGCCAAGTTGGTGAGATTACTAAATATTTTATAAAAAATAATATATCTAAAATTATATTTTTAGGTAAAGTAGAAAAAGAAATAATGTTCAAAGAGATACAATTAGATCAATATGGTAAAGCTATAATAGAGAGTCTTCCAGATAGGAAAGATGAGACTCTCCTTTTTGGCGTTATAAGCTTTTTTAGATTAAATAAAATAAAGGTATTGCCCCAAAATTATCTTTTGAAAGAAATATTATTTCAAGAAAAATTATACACAAAAAGTTCACCGGATAAGAATGATTTAAAAACGATTAGAGTAGGAATAGAGGCAGCTAAAAAATTAAGTGAAGTAGATGCAGGGCAAACTGTAGTATGTAAAGATTATTCAGTAATTGCATTAGAGGGAATAGAAGGAACAGATAAAGCTATTTTAAGAGGCGGAGAGTTAGGTGGTGATAATTGTATTGTTGTAAAAATGGCAAGACCTCAACAAGATATGAGAGTAGATATTCCAACAGTAGGAATAGATACAATAAAAACGCTTATAAAAATAAAAGCTAAAGGAATAGTTGGAGAAGCTGGGAAAATGATATTTATAGATAAAAATGAATCTATAAAATTAGCAAATGAAAATAATATATTTATTATGGGAATTAAACCTTAA
- the lpxA gene encoding acyl-ACP--UDP-N-acetylglucosamine O-acyltransferase, producing the protein MVEIHSTSIVEEGALIGDNVKIGPFCIIGKDVKIGEGTTIQSHTVIEGITEIGKNNTIYSFASIGKASQDLKYKGEPTKTIIGDNNTIREFVTIHRGTDDRWETRIGDNNLLMSYVHVAHDVIVGNNCIFSNNATLAGHVVIGNFVIVGGLTPVHQFCKIGDHAMVGGASAVTQDICPFILADGNKAVPVGLNSVGLRRRGFTDDDLRTLKRAYRIIFRKKLPLKGALAELEENYKGNKSVEKLVDFIRNSNRGIAK; encoded by the coding sequence GTGGTTGAAATACATAGTACTTCTATAGTTGAAGAGGGCGCTTTAATTGGAGATAATGTAAAAATAGGACCTTTTTGCATTATTGGAAAAGATGTTAAAATTGGAGAAGGGACAACAATTCAGTCTCATACTGTTATAGAGGGAATTACTGAAATAGGAAAAAATAATACAATTTATTCTTTTGCTTCAATAGGAAAAGCATCTCAAGATTTAAAATATAAAGGAGAACCTACCAAAACTATAATAGGAGATAATAATACTATTAGAGAGTTTGTGACTATACACAGAGGAACAGATGATAGATGGGAAACAAGAATAGGAGATAACAATTTACTAATGTCTTATGTTCATGTAGCTCATGATGTTATTGTCGGTAATAATTGTATATTTTCTAATAATGCAACCCTAGCAGGTCATGTTGTAATAGGAAATTTTGTTATTGTAGGTGGATTAACTCCTGTTCATCAATTTTGTAAAATTGGTGATCATGCAATGGTTGGAGGAGCGTCTGCAGTGACCCAAGATATTTGTCCATTTATATTGGCTGATGGAAACAAAGCTGTTCCAGTAGGATTAAATAGTGTTGGTCTTAGAAGAAGAGGATTTACAGATGACGATTTAAGAACTTTAAAAAGAGCTTATAGAATTATTTTTAGAAAAAAACTTCCTTTAAAAGGAGCTTTAGCTGAATTAGAAGAAAATTATAAGGGAAATAAATCTGTTGAAAAGTTAGTTGATTTTATAAGAAATAGTAATCGGGGGATAGCTAAATAA